The following are from one region of the Pseudodesulfovibrio sp. JC047 genome:
- a CDS encoding CatB-related O-acetyltransferase, whose product MKNTPFESPFEGYEIRHHITNKNIQVGQHSYYSGYYHGHHFEENVRYLHPERDDVDRLVIGKYCSIGSGAIFLMAGNQGHRHDWISTYPFHYRPEFAEAADGYTPKGDTVIGNDVWIGTEAMILPGISIGNGAIIAARAVVTRNVPDYTVVGGNPAKIIRQRFSDDDIDRLLRLRWWDWPEEKVKRHLDALCSHDIDRLCAAGE is encoded by the coding sequence ATGAAAAACACGCCATTTGAATCACCATTCGAAGGGTATGAAATACGCCATCATATCACGAACAAGAATATCCAGGTCGGACAACACAGCTATTATTCCGGCTATTATCATGGACATCACTTTGAAGAAAACGTGCGATATCTGCATCCCGAACGGGACGATGTTGACCGCCTTGTCATTGGCAAATACTGCTCCATCGGTTCTGGAGCCATATTTCTCATGGCAGGCAATCAGGGCCACCGGCATGACTGGATTTCCACATACCCATTCCATTACAGACCGGAATTTGCCGAAGCCGCAGATGGGTACACGCCCAAAGGGGATACCGTCATCGGCAATGATGTCTGGATCGGCACCGAAGCCATGATCCTGCCCGGCATTTCCATCGGCAACGGAGCAATCATCGCAGCCCGGGCGGTGGTGACGCGAAACGTGCCGGACTACACGGTCGTGGGAGGCAATCCGGCAAAGATCATCCGACAACGATTCAGCGATGACGACATTGACAGGCTGTTGCGACTCCGATGGTGGGATTGGCCTGAAGAGAAGGTGAAACGACACCTTGATGCGCTCTGTAGTCACGACATCGACCGACTGTGCGCCGCAGGGGAATAG
- a CDS encoding Do family serine endopeptidase: protein MIRKLKTLILALAVVMAVPLAAHANGLPVFTELAAKAGKAVVFISTEKTAAPGHRQQFKQQVPEGHPFREFFDRFDQFFGQQQGQPRKQLGQGSGFVISTDGLIVTNNHVIEGADKVTVRFQDNKKIYEATVVGADRETDLAVIKIKADKPLPILPLGNSDTIQVGEWVLAIGNPFGLDNTVTAGIISAKHRIIGAGPFDNFLQTDASINPGNSGGPLLNMRGEVIGINTAINAAADNIGFAIPSTQAEKIIRQLKQGKTVQRGWLGVTIQRVGETQAKALGLSEPTGALVASVGKNSPAAKGGLKQGDVILGVNGHKVEDNNDLLKKIADLSPNEKVRLNLWRNGKTVTKTVTLGERSEKTLAAMSPNKQGPTQTSAVLGMQLKSVTDQEAQALGLETTQGLLVVTVDRNTPAGEEGIRQGDVIIQANQKDVNTVVELQKVIERDKDRGAVMLLIKRQGQNSFIALPLDK from the coding sequence ATGATTCGCAAACTTAAAACATTGATTCTCGCACTTGCCGTTGTCATGGCCGTCCCTCTGGCGGCTCACGCCAATGGACTTCCCGTTTTCACGGAATTAGCTGCCAAGGCGGGAAAGGCCGTTGTTTTTATCTCAACAGAAAAAACCGCCGCGCCTGGGCATAGGCAACAATTCAAGCAACAAGTTCCCGAAGGACACCCGTTCCGCGAATTTTTTGACCGGTTCGATCAATTTTTTGGACAGCAACAGGGCCAACCCCGCAAACAGTTGGGACAGGGGTCCGGCTTCGTCATCTCCACCGATGGCCTGATCGTGACCAATAATCACGTCATCGAAGGGGCTGACAAAGTGACTGTCCGCTTCCAGGACAACAAAAAAATATACGAAGCCACCGTGGTCGGCGCGGATCGCGAAACTGATCTGGCAGTCATCAAAATCAAAGCGGACAAACCACTCCCGATACTGCCGCTCGGCAATTCCGACACCATCCAGGTCGGTGAATGGGTCCTTGCCATCGGCAATCCGTTCGGCCTCGACAACACGGTCACCGCAGGCATCATCTCCGCCAAGCACCGCATCATCGGTGCCGGACCGTTTGACAATTTCCTCCAGACCGACGCGTCCATCAACCCCGGTAACTCCGGCGGTCCGCTGCTCAACATGCGCGGCGAAGTGATCGGCATCAATACCGCCATCAATGCCGCAGCCGACAACATCGGTTTTGCCATCCCCAGCACACAGGCTGAAAAAATCATCCGCCAGCTCAAACAGGGCAAAACCGTCCAACGCGGCTGGCTCGGTGTCACCATTCAACGTGTTGGCGAAACCCAGGCAAAGGCGCTCGGTCTGTCCGAACCCACCGGCGCATTGGTCGCCTCGGTCGGGAAGAATTCCCCGGCTGCCAAGGGCGGACTCAAGCAAGGGGATGTCATCCTCGGCGTCAACGGCCATAAGGTCGAAGACAACAACGACCTGCTCAAAAAGATCGCGGATCTCTCTCCCAACGAAAAAGTCCGCCTCAACCTCTGGCGAAATGGCAAGACAGTGACTAAAACAGTCACGTTGGGCGAACGCAGTGAAAAAACGTTGGCCGCCATGAGTCCCAATAAACAAGGCCCAACCCAAACCAGTGCGGTCCTGGGTATGCAGTTGAAATCCGTGACCGATCAGGAAGCGCAGGCCCTCGGGTTGGAGACGACACAGGGATTGCTTGTGGTCACTGTTGATCGCAACACCCCGGCCGGAGAGGAAGGCATTCGCCAAGGCGATGTTATCATCCAGGCCAACCAGAAGGACGTGAACACCGTGGTCGAACTACAAAAAGTCATCGAACGCGACAAGGATCGCGGCGCGGTCATGCTCCTCATCAAACGACAGGGCCAGAACAGCTTCATCGCACTGCCGCTCGACAAATAA
- the ispE gene encoding 4-(cytidine 5'-diphospho)-2-C-methyl-D-erythritol kinase, with amino-acid sequence MNSATLIAPAKINLHLEIRGRRPDGYHELRTLFFPVDMPCDLIKIEPGHDEHFYIRCPEKPALETTDNILYTTWKKFGQTTGFQPGIFVTLTKNIPMGGGLGGGSSDAATMLKWLNSEAGDAALSPEKLLELAASLGADVPFFFMDGPAWAEGIGEKLEPASVNLSEMTLLIASPDIEVSTPWAFAAWDEKNPDAKQRESLTTSKSGTKTPSPVSAKEMTNDFEPIVFDKYPRLREIKEKIITLGAETAAMSGSGASIFGLFQKRTTAALAATALENEGIEIFMMECH; translated from the coding sequence GTGAATTCAGCAACACTCATCGCCCCTGCCAAAATCAATCTTCATCTCGAAATACGCGGGAGACGCCCTGACGGCTATCACGAACTTCGCACGCTCTTCTTCCCTGTGGACATGCCCTGTGATCTCATCAAGATCGAACCGGGACATGACGAACATTTCTATATCCGCTGTCCAGAAAAACCAGCCTTGGAAACAACCGACAATATTCTGTATACAACCTGGAAAAAATTCGGGCAGACCACTGGCTTTCAGCCTGGAATATTCGTCACCCTGACAAAAAACATCCCTATGGGTGGCGGACTTGGCGGTGGCAGTTCCGATGCCGCGACCATGCTCAAATGGCTCAATTCCGAAGCAGGTGACGCGGCCCTGTCTCCTGAAAAGCTGCTTGAATTAGCGGCCTCTTTGGGAGCCGATGTCCCCTTCTTTTTCATGGATGGCCCGGCCTGGGCCGAAGGCATTGGAGAAAAACTCGAACCGGCGTCGGTCAACCTTTCGGAAATGACGCTACTCATAGCATCCCCGGACATTGAAGTCTCCACCCCATGGGCCTTCGCTGCCTGGGATGAAAAAAATCCCGATGCAAAGCAACGAGAATCCTTGACAACCAGCAAATCTGGTACTAAGACTCCATCTCCCGTTTCAGCCAAAGAAATGACGAACGATTTTGAACCCATTGTCTTTGATAAATATCCAAGACTTCGGGAAATAAAAGAAAAGATCATCACTCTGGGAGCTGAGACAGCCGCCATGAGCGGTTCGGGAGCCTCCATTTTTGGACTTTTTCAAAAACGGACTACGGCAGCACTGGCCGCCACGGCTCTCGAAAATGAGGGAATTGAAATTTTCATGATGGAATGTCATTAA
- a CDS encoding ribose-phosphate pyrophosphokinase → MHGELKIISGSASPKLADAICEHLGTKASPVLRERFSDGEIRIEIGENVRGDDVFVVQPTCSPVNFHLMELCLMLDALKRASASRVTAVVPYFGYARQDRKVVPRAPISAKMVADLLSTAGMQRLVTIDLHAGQIQGFFNCPVDNLFAAPALLEHLRERNEEDFVIISPDAGGVERARAYAKRLGATLAIVDKRRDAPNQAKAMHIIGDVKDKVAVVIDDMIDTAGTMCAAANVIMENGAKDVLACATHPVLSGPAIKRLEESAFSEVVVTDTIPLNEAAQACSKIKQRSVASLLAKAINNVHTESSVSVLFV, encoded by the coding sequence ATGCATGGTGAACTGAAGATCATCAGTGGATCTGCAAGTCCGAAATTGGCCGACGCCATTTGTGAACACCTGGGGACCAAAGCGTCCCCGGTTTTGCGTGAACGGTTCTCCGATGGAGAAATTCGCATTGAAATTGGTGAAAATGTCCGTGGTGACGATGTCTTTGTCGTTCAGCCCACCTGCTCACCGGTCAACTTCCACCTCATGGAACTCTGTCTGATGCTGGACGCACTCAAACGCGCCAGCGCATCCCGCGTGACAGCGGTCGTTCCGTATTTCGGCTACGCCCGTCAGGACCGCAAAGTCGTTCCTCGCGCCCCTATTTCCGCCAAAATGGTCGCTGACCTGCTCTCAACCGCAGGGATGCAACGTCTGGTCACCATCGACTTGCACGCCGGCCAGATTCAGGGCTTCTTCAACTGTCCCGTTGACAACCTCTTTGCTGCTCCGGCCCTGCTGGAACACCTGCGGGAACGGAACGAAGAAGATTTCGTCATCATTTCACCGGATGCCGGTGGCGTTGAACGCGCTCGGGCCTACGCCAAGCGCCTCGGTGCCACACTGGCCATTGTCGATAAGCGTCGGGATGCCCCGAACCAGGCAAAGGCCATGCACATCATTGGTGATGTCAAAGACAAGGTCGCCGTGGTTATCGACGACATGATCGACACCGCCGGTACCATGTGTGCCGCCGCCAATGTCATCATGGAAAACGGTGCCAAAGACGTCCTGGCCTGTGCGACTCACCCGGTCTTGTCCGGTCCGGCCATCAAACGCCTTGAAGAATCCGCATTTTCCGAAGTGGTTGTCACTGACACCATCCCGCTCAACGAAGCGGCTCAGGCCTGTTCGAAAATCAAACAGCGCTCTGTCGCTTCCTTGTTGGCGAAAGCAATCAATAATGTCCACACGGAATCGTCCGTGTCCGTACTTTTCGTTTAA
- a CDS encoding 50S ribosomal protein L25, translating into MAELLKLNIQERSERGKGPNRRLRATGMVPGIYYDSEGVNIPVKVEMVPLQKAYASLGNAQVFELVLEKDGKTETKPSLLWRVRNEPVKGVPEHVDFFGVDLHKEIKVHVHFEIVGDSKGVKLGGIMELFRESIEVICKPLEIPSSIVIDITELDIMDSIHIANVQFPEGVSPVFDENYAVVGIQPAREEEELDADTDEPETVVETADEAQAE; encoded by the coding sequence ATGGCAGAACTGCTGAAACTCAACATTCAGGAACGCAGTGAAAGAGGCAAAGGCCCCAACCGTCGTCTCCGTGCTACAGGCATGGTCCCCGGCATCTACTACGATTCCGAAGGTGTAAACATCCCCGTCAAGGTGGAAATGGTCCCTTTGCAGAAAGCCTATGCTTCTCTGGGTAACGCACAGGTCTTTGAACTGGTCCTGGAAAAAGACGGCAAGACCGAAACCAAGCCGTCCCTGCTGTGGCGCGTCCGCAACGAGCCTGTCAAAGGCGTCCCCGAACACGTGGACTTCTTTGGCGTCGATCTGCACAAGGAGATCAAGGTTCACGTTCATTTCGAAATCGTTGGAGACTCCAAGGGCGTCAAGCTCGGCGGTATCATGGAACTCTTCCGTGAATCCATCGAGGTCATTTGTAAGCCGCTTGAAATTCCGAGCTCCATCGTTATCGACATCACTGAATTGGACATCATGGACTCCATCCATATTGCCAACGTCCAGTTCCCAGAAGGTGTCTCTCCGGTCTTCGATGAAAACTACGCTGTTGTCGGTATCCAGCCCGCACGCGAAGAAGAAGAACTCGACGCCGATACCGATGAACCTGAAACCGTTGTCGAAACAGCTGACGAGGCTCAGGCCGAGTAA
- the pth gene encoding aminoacyl-tRNA hydrolase: MPRRTEAAILLPAEPPETLTQYILIMEYKSAIIGLGNPGPKYEQTRHNIGFMLVDHLLRLGADRKSMRLERIDESGDYELWRMKFAGAYRLLAKPMTYMNLSGKAVSKICGRHGIRPDDVLVVHDELDLPVGRMKLKKGGGNNGHNGLASIQERLGTPGFYRLRLGVGRPVDTYKPISDWVLEPFETKNVEHLSEIITHASKGLDIFYRRGMGFATQHINSFSLDEE, from the coding sequence TTGCCTCGACGCACAGAGGCTGCTATCCTGCTCCCTGCCGAGCCACCTGAAACTCTCACACAATACATCCTGATTATGGAGTACAAAAGCGCAATTATTGGTCTGGGCAACCCCGGACCCAAGTACGAACAAACCCGACATAATATCGGGTTCATGCTCGTGGATCATTTGTTGCGTCTGGGAGCCGACCGTAAATCCATGCGACTGGAACGGATCGACGAATCAGGGGACTACGAATTGTGGCGCATGAAATTCGCCGGGGCCTATCGCCTGCTCGCCAAGCCCATGACCTACATGAATCTGAGCGGCAAGGCGGTGTCAAAGATTTGTGGCCGTCACGGCATTCGACCCGACGATGTGCTCGTTGTTCATGATGAACTTGATCTGCCAGTTGGCCGAATGAAATTGAAAAAGGGCGGCGGAAATAACGGACACAACGGATTGGCGTCGATTCAGGAACGACTCGGTACCCCCGGATTCTATCGGCTTCGACTCGGAGTCGGTCGTCCGGTTGATACATACAAACCGATCAGTGATTGGGTTCTGGAACCGTTTGAAACGAAAAATGTCGAACATCTTTCCGAAATCATCACGCACGCATCCAAGGGATTAGATATTTTCTACCGCCGCGGCATGGGGTTTGCGACCCAGCACATCAACTCTTTTTCCCTGGATGAAGAGTAA